The following proteins are encoded in a genomic region of Brachypodium distachyon strain Bd21 chromosome 1, Brachypodium_distachyon_v3.0, whole genome shotgun sequence:
- the LOC100845939 gene encoding calcium-dependent protein kinase 8, which translates to MGNCCGAPSSSSQGGGKNRRKQKANPFTVAYNRGAATPARPGLVVLRDPTGRDLEARYVLGGELGRGEFGITYLCTEAATGARLACKSISKRKLRTPVDVEDVRREVEIMRHMPPHPNIVSLSAAYEDEDDVHLVMELCEGGELFDRIVARGHYTERAAAAVTRTIVEVVQMCHRNGVIHRDLKPENFLYANKKESSPLKAIDFGLSVFFRPGERFTEIVGSPYYMAPEVLKRNYGPEIDVWSAGVILYILLCGVPPFWAETEQGVAQAIIRSVVDFKRDPWPRVSEPAKDLVRRMLDPNPITRLTAAQVLEHPWLHDSKKNPDIPLGDTVRARLQQFSAMNKLKKKALRVIAEHLSLEEVADIKKMFDGMDVNKNGKLTFEEFKAGLRKLGNKMHDSDLQMLMDAADLDKNGTLDYGEFVTVSIHVRKIGNDEHIQKAFSYFDRNDSGYIEIEELREALTDEFEGPADEDIINGIIHDVDTDKDGKISYDEFSAMMKAGTDWRKASRQYSRQRFSNLSLKLHKDGSITDDRQ; encoded by the exons ATGGGCAACTGCTGCGgtgcgccgtcgtcgtcgtcgcaggGCGGCGGGAAGAACAGGCGGAAGCAGAAGGCGAACCCCTTCACCGTCGCGTACAACCGCGGCgcggcgacgccggcgcggccggggCTGGTGGTGCTGCGGGACCCGACGGGGCGGGACCTGGAGGCCCGGTACGTGCTGGGCGGGGAGCTGGGCCGCGGCGAGTTCGGCATCACGTACCTGTGCACGGAGGCCGCCACGGGCGCGCGGCTGGCCTGCAAGTCGATTTCCAAGCGGAAGCTGCGGACGCCGGTGGACGTGGAGGACGTGCGCCGGGAGGTGGAGATCATGCGCCACATGCCGCCGCACCCGAACATCGTCAGCCTCAGCGCCGCctacgaggacgaggacgacgtgcACCTCGTCATGGAGCTCTGCGAGGGCGGCGAGCTCTTTGACAGGATCGTCGCTCGAGGGCACTACACAGAgcgcgctgccgctgccgtaACGCGCACCATCGTCGAGGTGGTCCAG ATGTGCCACAGGAATGGTGTCATCCATCGGGACCTTAAGCCAGAAAACTTCTTATATGCAAACAAGAAGGAGAGTTCTCCTCTAAAGGCAATTGATTTTGGGCTATCTGTGTTTTTCAGGCCTG GTGAACGTTTTACTGAAATTGTAGGTAGTCCATACTACATGGCCCCAGAGGTTTTAAAGCGCAACTATGGTCCTGAAATCGATGTCTGGAGTGCAGGAGTGATACTTTACATTCTTCTTTGTGGTGTGCCACCATTTTGGGCAG AAACTGAACAGGGAGTAGCACAGGCAATTATACGTTCTGTGGTTGATTTCAAAAGAGACCCATGGCCAAGAGTATCTGAGCCGGCTAAGGACCTTGTCAGGCGGATGCTGGATCCAAATCCAATCACGCGACTTACTGCAGCACAAGTACTCG AACATCCATGGTTACATGATTCCAAAAAGAATCCTGACATTCCTCTTGGAGATACTGTCCGAGCAAGACTGCAGCAATTTTCTGCAATGAACAAGTTAAAGAAGAAAGCCTTAAGG GTGATTGCTGAGCATTTATCTTTAGAGGAAGTAGCTGATATAAAGAAAATGTTTGATGGCATGGATGTAAACAAAAATGGCAAACTAACCTTTGAGGAGTTCAAGGCTGGCCTCCGTAAACTTGGAAACAAAATGCATGATTCAGATCTTCAGATGTTGATGGATGCT GCTGATCTTGATAAAAATGGCACCCTAGATTATGGTGAATTTGTTACGGTGTCTATACATGTGAGAAAGATAGGCAATGATGAACATATCCAAAAGGCTTTCTCATACTTTGACCGGAATGACAGTGGCTACATAGAAATCGAAGAGCTTAGAGAGGCTTTGACCGATGAGTTTGAGGGACCTGCTGATGAAGACATTATCAATGGCATCATTCATGATGTAGATACTGATAAG GACGGGAAAATAAGCTACGACGAGTTCTCGGCGATGATGAAGGCCGGAACAGACTGGAGGAAAGCATCCAGGCAGTACTCGAGGCAGAGGTTCAGCAACCTGAGCCTGAAGCTTCACAAGGACGGGTCCATCACCGACGATCGGCAGTAG
- the LOC104581947 gene encoding uncharacterized protein LOC104581947 isoform X2: protein MRIKPSSGLPEYPGVRRLRHRRLLTYLRLQGIYHAFQSMIPQTDALMCEIQLQRLVAGGMWSGALDYVGRFLPPDGGGGGVEARALIYFLQSLWAFTNIVAGANCGAVTASAHRHDIRFGMRMSRNAKLFAILDGMHAQVAQIQPASSFKPTYRRIAHRVTGTGSGSYREMFESL from the exons ATGCGGATCAAGCCTTCTTCCGGCCTCCCGGAGTACCCCGGCGTGAGGCGGCTCCGTCACCGGCGCCTCCTCACCTACCTCCGGCTCCAAGGCATCTACCACGCATTCCAATC GATGATCCCGCAGACGGACGCGCTCATGTGCGAGATACAACTGCAGCGGCTCGTGGCGGGGGGGATGTGGAGCGGCGCGCTGGACTACGTCGGCCGTTTCCTGCcgcccgacggcggcggcggcggcgtcgaggcccGCGCTCTCATCTACTTCCTGCAGTCGCTTTGGGCCTTCACCAACATCGTCGCCGGCGCGAACTGCGGCGCCGTGACGGCCTCCGCGCACCGCCACGACATCCGCTTCGGTATGCGCATGTCCCGCAACGCCAAGCTCTTTGCCATCCTCGACGGCATGCATGCTCAAGTCGCCCAAATTCAG CCTGCCTCCTCCTTCAAACCTACCTACCG GAGAATTGCTCATCGAGTCACTGGAACGGGCAGCGGATCTTATCG TGAAATGTTTGAGAGCCTGTAG
- the LOC104581947 gene encoding uncharacterized protein LOC104581947 isoform X1 yields MRIKPSSGLPEYPGVRRLRHRRLLTYLRLQGIYHAFQSMIPQTDALMCEIQLQRLVAGGMWSGALDYVGRFLPPDGGGGGVEARALIYFLQSLWAFTNIVAGANCGAVTASAHRHDIRFGMRMSRNAKLFAILDGMHAQVAQIQVKPAVTRKDRQALPKQEEEPASSFKPTYRRIAHRVTGTGSGSYREMFESL; encoded by the exons ATGCGGATCAAGCCTTCTTCCGGCCTCCCGGAGTACCCCGGCGTGAGGCGGCTCCGTCACCGGCGCCTCCTCACCTACCTCCGGCTCCAAGGCATCTACCACGCATTCCAATC GATGATCCCGCAGACGGACGCGCTCATGTGCGAGATACAACTGCAGCGGCTCGTGGCGGGGGGGATGTGGAGCGGCGCGCTGGACTACGTCGGCCGTTTCCTGCcgcccgacggcggcggcggcggcgtcgaggcccGCGCTCTCATCTACTTCCTGCAGTCGCTTTGGGCCTTCACCAACATCGTCGCCGGCGCGAACTGCGGCGCCGTGACGGCCTCCGCGCACCGCCACGACATCCGCTTCGGTATGCGCATGTCCCGCAACGCCAAGCTCTTTGCCATCCTCGACGGCATGCATGCTCAAGTCGCCCAAATTCAGGTAAAACCTGCTGTTACCAGAAAAGATCGCCAAGCTCTACCTAAACAAGAGGAGGAG CCTGCCTCCTCCTTCAAACCTACCTACCG GAGAATTGCTCATCGAGTCACTGGAACGGGCAGCGGATCTTATCG TGAAATGTTTGAGAGCCTGTAG
- the LOC104581947 gene encoding uncharacterized protein LOC104581947 isoform X3, which translates to MSCSPPARRMIPQTDALMCEIQLQRLVAGGMWSGALDYVGRFLPPDGGGGGVEARALIYFLQSLWAFTNIVAGANCGAVTASAHRHDIRFGMRMSRNAKLFAILDGMHAQVAQIQVKPAVTRKDRQALPKQEEEPASSFKPTYRRIAHRVTGTGSGSYREMFESL; encoded by the exons ATGTCGTGTTCCCCCCCGGCGCGCAGGATGATCCCGCAGACGGACGCGCTCATGTGCGAGATACAACTGCAGCGGCTCGTGGCGGGGGGGATGTGGAGCGGCGCGCTGGACTACGTCGGCCGTTTCCTGCcgcccgacggcggcggcggcggcgtcgaggcccGCGCTCTCATCTACTTCCTGCAGTCGCTTTGGGCCTTCACCAACATCGTCGCCGGCGCGAACTGCGGCGCCGTGACGGCCTCCGCGCACCGCCACGACATCCGCTTCGGTATGCGCATGTCCCGCAACGCCAAGCTCTTTGCCATCCTCGACGGCATGCATGCTCAAGTCGCCCAAATTCAGGTAAAACCTGCTGTTACCAGAAAAGATCGCCAAGCTCTACCTAAACAAGAGGAGGAG CCTGCCTCCTCCTTCAAACCTACCTACCG GAGAATTGCTCATCGAGTCACTGGAACGGGCAGCGGATCTTATCG TGAAATGTTTGAGAGCCTGTAG
- the LOC100846242 gene encoding protein ELC-like, whose amino-acid sequence MAMAPAAGGTGAHQFLTAALSQRGPSALSYAEDAKWLIRNHLLALADAFPSLRLRAAQPQFTTHNDAGRLLLQAIGTIPILHAGASYNLPAVVWLPERYPRCPPLVFLSPTRGMVVKPHHPLVVDHRRSGSGLIAVDAPCLRSWVFPSSNLLDLVRSLARLFGLDPPLLAAAEEDAAAAEIYRRDAAAMACADADALHAASEAEVDALFAVQAELRLRGRAVADGALREAGEEVEKLERRLQDLTVAAYAMEDWVAGNARTVSAADDGGGDAAGRFRPADVVSRQKLECAAMDLAIEDTIYALDKAVQEGAVPLDGYLRSVRVLAREQFFQRALCSKLCS is encoded by the coding sequence ATGGCGatggctccggcggcgggcggcaccGGGGCGCACCAGTTCCTCACGGCGGCGCTCTCCCAGCGCGGCCCCTCGGCGCTCTCCTACGCCGAGGACGCCAAGTGGCTGATCCGCAACcacctcctcgcgctcgccgacgccttcccctccctccgcctccgggccGCGCAGCCGCAATTCACCACCCACAAcgacgccggccgcctccttcTCCAGGCCATCGGCACCATCCCGATCCTCCACGCGGGGGCCTCCTACAACCTCCCCGCCGTCGTCTGGCTCCCCGAGCGCTACCCGCGGTGCCCGcccctcgtcttcctctcgcCGACCCGCGGCATGGTCGTCAAGCCCCACCACCCCCTCGTCGTCGACCACCGCCGCTCCGGGTCAGGGCTCATCGCCGTCGACGCCCCGTGCCTCCGCTCCTGGGTGTTCCCCTCCTCCAACCTCCTCGACCTCGTCCGGTCCCTCGCCCGCCTCTTCGGCCTCGACCcgcccctcctcgccgccgccgaggaggacgccgcggcggccgagaTCTACCGGCGCGACGCCGCGGCCATGGCctgcgccgacgccgacgcacTCCACGCCGCGAGCGAGGCCGAGGTGGACGCGCTCTTCGCGGTGCAGGCCGAGCTGCGGCTTCGGGGCCGGGCGGTGGCCGACGGGGCGCTCCGCGAGgcaggggaggaggtggagaagcTCGAGCGCCGCCTACAGGACCTGACGGTGGCCGCGTACGCCATGGAGGACTGGGTCGCGGGGAACGCGAGGACGGTGTCCGCggcggacgacggcggcggtgacgcGGCGGGGCGTTTTCGGCCGGCGGACGTGGTCTCCCGGCAGAAGCTCGAGTGCGCGGCCATGGATCTGGCGATCGAGGACACCATCTACGCGCTGGACAAGGCGGTGCAGGAAGGGGCCGTGCCGCTCGACGGATACCTCAGGAGCGTGCGCGTCCTGGCGCGGGAGCAGTTCTTCCAGCGCGCGCTGTGCTCCAAGCTTTGCTCCTAG
- the LOC100846546 gene encoding dirigent protein 4 — translation MRTPTSLLLLLFVVLLVSVQRDDAAAAAAANEEYQPGPEKVTKLHFYLHDTLSGKDPGAVLVARGAAAPLARPGDPTPFSSVYATDDVLTEGPQRASRVVGSAQGLYVSSGRKGLSLVLGMDFELTDHGNGSSFVVFSRNPVLAGDGRELAVVGGRGKFRMARGFALLRTQYLDTGNGDAIVEYNVTLFHH, via the coding sequence ATGAGGACTCCAACATccctgttgctgctgctcttcgtcgtcctcctcgtctccgtcCAACgcgacgacgccgccgccgccgccgccgccaacgagGAATACCAGCCGGGCCCGGAGAAGGTGACGAAGCTCCACTTCTACCTGCACGACACCCTGAGCGGCAAGGACCCGGGCGCCGTCCTGGTGgcgcgcggcgccgcggcgccgctcgCGAGGCCCGGGGACCCGACGCCCTTCAGCTCCGTGTACGCCACCGACGACGTGCTCACGGAGGGGCCCCAGAGGGCGTCGAGGGTGGTCGGGAGCGCGCAGGGGCTCTACGTGTCGTCGGGGAGGAAAGGCCTGTCGCTGGTCCTGGGCATGGACTTCGAGCTCACGGACCACGGCAACGGCTCCTCCTTCGTCGTCTTCTCCCGGAACCCCGTCCTGGCCGGGGACGGCAGGGAGCTCGCCGTCGTGGGCGGCCGCGGCAAGTTCCGGATGGCGCGCGGGTTCGCGTTGCTGCGGACGCAGTACCTCGACACCGGCAACGGGGACGCCATCGTCGAGTACAACGTGACTCTCTTCCACCACTGA
- the LOC100843947 gene encoding probable rRNA-processing protein EBP2 homolog yields the protein MVPRKHAKMVELEREDPMVDDEAMTDDEAMLGDDDSDNEDIESEDDSGEELQAEPSRKAIYNKERLLEKLEDIAWPENVDWMHKLTIDHDQGEKVDVNDDLNRELAFYTQALDGTRRAFEKLQSSKVRFLRPADYYAEMVKTDSHMHRIKGRLLSEKKKIEEAEERKKARESKKRAKEVQAEKMKERAKEKKESIESVKKWRKQRQQGGFAKGKDDGPDLNFEGDEGFKQSKKKRPGVAPGDRSGGLAKRSKQGKNHRSKDSKFGHGGRKGMKKQNTAETTNDFRGFNQRGESQNKKRKTF from the exons ATGGTCCCCCGTAAGCATG CAAAAATGGTAGAACTTGAACGTGAAGACCCCATGGTTGATGATGAAGCCATGACGGATGATGAAGCTATGCTGGGTGATGATGATTCTGATAATGAAGATATAGAATCAGAAGATGATTCAGGGGAAGAGTTACAGGCTGAACCTTCAAGGAAAGCTATATATAACAAAGAGCGGCTCCTTGAGAAGCTTGAGGACATAGCCTGGCCGGAGAATGTGGACTGGATGCACAAGCTCACTATTGATCATGATCAGGGGGAAAAAGTTGATGTGAATGATGATCTTAACCGTGAGCTTGCTTTCTACACCCAGGCTTTGGATGGCACAAGGCGGGCTTTTGAGAAATTGCAGTCTAGCAAGGTCAGGTTCCTCAGGCCGGCAGATTACTATGCAGAGATGGTCAAGACTGATTCTCACATGCACAGGATCAAGGGGAGGCTCTtgtcagagaagaagaagatcgaggaggcagaggagaggaagaaggcgagaGAGTCGAAGAAGAGAGCAAAGGAGGTGCaggcagagaagatgaaggagagggccaaggagaagaaggagagtATCGAGTCGGTGAAGAAGTGGAGGAAGCAGAGGCAACAGGGGGGATTTGCTAAGGGAAAGGATGATGGTCCAGATTTGAATTTCGAAGGTGATGAAGGGTTCAAGCaatcaaagaagaagaggcctGGTGTTGCTCCTGGTGATAGGTCTGGTGGTCTTGCCAAGCGAAGTAAACAAGGAAAGAACCATAGGTCAAAGGATTCGAAGTTTGGCCATGGTGGTCGGAAAGGGATGAAAAAGCAAAACACTGCGGAGACAACAAATGACTTCAGAGGATTTAACCAGAGGGGTGAGTCACAaaacaagaagaggaagacgtTTTGA
- the LOC100821048 gene encoding sugar phosphate exchanger 3 — protein MRAKKMIYGFSISLILINLASIMERADENLLPAVYKEVSAAFDAGPTDLGYLTFIMNFLKSIASPLAGVLALQYDRPTVLAIGTVFWAISTGAVGVSQYFQQVAFWRGVNGLGLAIVIPSLQSFIADSYKDGTRGAGFGLLSLIGSVGGIGGSILATVMAGRDYWGFPGWRFAFIVVAFVSLLIGLLVYFYTVDPRKTSPSYYGDDEHHERSHLVGNGIFPPRSIWKDSWITARSVMKVRTFQIIVLQGIVGSLPWTAVVFFTMWFELIGFDNRGSAGLNSLFAIGCASGSFLGGVIADRLSRRYPDSGRIMCAQFSAFMGIPFSWILLTVIPQSVDYWYSYAVTLFLMGITISWCATCANNPMFAEVVPPKHRTMIYAFDRAFEGSFSSLAAPAVGMVTEKIYGYNAKTVNLANGSVAGAYALSRGLLTMMIVPFGLCFLFYSPLYFVFKRDRDNARLAASAKELELM, from the exons ATGAG GGCAAAAAAGATGATATATGGATTCTCCATCTCCCTTATCCTCATCAACCTGGCTTCCATAATGGAGCGGGCTGATGAGAATCTCCTCCCCGCTGTTTACAAGGAAGTCAGTGCTGCCTTCGATGCTGGTCCTACTGATCTGGGGTACCTTACGTTTATAATGAACTTTCTGAAGTCCATAGCATCTCCCTTGGCAGGTGTTCTTGCTCTTCAGTATGATCGCCCCACAGTTCTTGCAATCGGAACTGTCTTCTGGGCTATATCAACAGGGGCCGTTGGTGTCAGCCAGTATTTTCAGCAGGTTGCATTCTGGAGAGGTGTAAATGGTCTTGGACTTGCCATTGTAATACCATCACTCCAATCCTTCATTGCTGATAGCTACAAAGATGGCACTCGTGGTGCAGGATTTGGTTTGTTAAGCCTTATTGGTTCAGTAGGTGGTATAGGAGGAAGTATTTTAGCAACAGTTATGGCTGGAAGGGATTATTGGGGATTTCCTGGATGGCGGTTTGCATTTATTGTGGTCGCATTTGTGAGCTTGTTAATTGGGCTTCTTGTCTACTTTTACACTGTTGATCCTAGAAAAACATCTCCAAGCTATTATGGTGATGATGAGCATCACGAGAG GTCGCATTTAGTCGGTAATGGTATTTTTCCTCCACGGTCCATCTGGAAGGATTCATGGATAACAGCAAGATCTGTCATGAAAGTACGGACATTTCAAATCATTGTCTTGCAAGGCATAGTTGGCTCTTTGCCATGGACTgctgttgttttcttcacaATGTGGTTTGAGCTTATCG GTTTTGATAATAGAGGCTCAGCAGGATTAAACAGCCTATTTGCTATCGGCTGTGCCAGTGGATCATTTCTTGGTGGAGTAATAGCAGATCGCCTGTCAAGACGCTACCCGGATTCTGGTCGCATCATGTGTGCTCAGTTCAGTGCCTTCATGGGCATTCCTTTCTCATGGATTCTCCTTACAGTCATCCCCCAGTCAGTTGATTACTGGTATAGCTATGCTGTCACACTGTTCTTGATGGGAATTACCATAAGCTGGTGTGCCACTTGCGCAAACAACCCGATGTTCGCGGAGGTAGTCCCTCCAAAGCACCGCACTATGATCTACGCCTTTGACCGTGCATTCGAGGGCTCATTCTCTTCGCTGGCTGCTCCTGCTGTTGGCATGGTGACCGAGAAAATATACGGCTACAATGCAAAGACCGTCAATCTGGCAAATGGGTCGGTGGCAGGGGCATATGCTCTCTCAAGAGGGCTGTTGACTATGATGATTGTTCCGTTTGGTCTGTGCTTCTTGTTCTACAGCCCGTTATACTTTGTTTTCAAGCGCGACCGCGACAATGCTAGGTTGGCGGCCAGCGCCAAGGAACTGGAGCTTATGTGA